A window from Chryseobacterium phocaeense encodes these proteins:
- a CDS encoding tail fiber domain-containing protein translates to MKPIYSLLALFVMSTVCFGQVGIATNNPQSTLDVTGNGTSTATKDGMMAPRITRQQLAAKVAGTYTAAQSGSMVYVTDATTPTGTIPSVAQTVEITAAGYYFFNGTLWKNVNDNIVNLYNSNGTLTGPRTVTQAANTLAFTGTAVNAFSVDGTTFSVDAANDRIGIGNSAPVVKLDIVGTTFGMKSAAGSGSWDNIWFNVTPSIPSINASGAESGLQFNVGANSTGTYGDGQTLTTVATMLSNGNMGVGSTSPTRKLHVEGSSLFNAAVTTSVTKNAIDINIGQDGFGYGNRTDNFGINVRSASTVGTGAVARINFGDVNTTTAGLGKYLSFSVGNGLNELMYMTDNNGGRVGIGTTTPTEKLHVIGNILASGTITPSDIRIKKDIVDNSYGLKEILGLRTISYRYKDESLSKDKKVGFVAQEIKAAMPELITTASDEMKTLGVNYAEMTVILTKAVQQQQEMLQKQEEMLKRQQEQINFLKTEIKKLKTHL, encoded by the coding sequence ATGAAACCAATTTATTCTTTACTGGCTTTATTCGTAATGTCTACTGTTTGCTTTGGTCAGGTAGGTATTGCGACAAACAATCCGCAATCAACATTGGATGTTACCGGAAACGGAACCTCCACTGCTACTAAAGACGGAATGATGGCTCCAAGGATTACCAGGCAGCAGCTGGCAGCCAAAGTAGCGGGAACTTATACCGCAGCACAATCAGGATCCATGGTTTACGTTACAGATGCTACCACACCTACCGGAACCATTCCAAGTGTAGCACAAACGGTTGAGATTACCGCAGCAGGCTATTATTTTTTTAACGGAACCCTGTGGAAGAACGTCAATGACAATATCGTCAATCTTTACAATTCAAACGGAACACTTACAGGACCAAGAACCGTTACGCAGGCTGCCAATACGCTTGCTTTTACGGGAACTGCGGTTAACGCTTTTTCCGTAGACGGGACTACTTTTTCTGTAGATGCAGCCAATGACAGGATAGGAATCGGAAACAGTGCACCGGTGGTGAAACTTGATATTGTAGGAACTACATTCGGGATGAAAAGCGCTGCGGGAAGTGGAAGCTGGGATAATATCTGGTTTAATGTTACTCCAAGTATTCCTTCCATTAATGCATCCGGAGCAGAATCAGGACTTCAGTTTAATGTGGGGGCGAACTCTACAGGAACATATGGAGACGGACAAACCCTGACAACAGTCGCTACAATGCTGTCCAACGGAAATATGGGCGTAGGCTCCACAAGTCCCACAAGAAAGCTTCATGTAGAAGGAAGCAGTTTATTTAACGCAGCAGTGACCACATCGGTGACAAAAAATGCCATTGACATTAATATCGGGCAGGATGGTTTTGGTTATGGGAACAGAACCGATAATTTCGGGATTAATGTGAGGTCAGCCTCTACGGTGGGAACCGGTGCTGTGGCCAGAATAAATTTCGGAGATGTGAATACAACGACTGCCGGTCTTGGAAAATACCTTTCCTTCAGTGTAGGAAATGGCTTAAATGAACTGATGTATATGACAGATAATAACGGCGGAAGAGTAGGAATCGGAACCACAACGCCTACAGAAAAGCTTCATGTTATCGGAAATATCCTGGCTTCAGGAACCATTACGCCTTCAGATATCAGAATCAAGAAAGATATTGTCGATAATTCGTACGGATTAAAAGAAATTCTCGGGTTGCGTACAATCAGTTACAGATATAAAGACGAATCATTAAGTAAGGACAAAAAAGTAGGATTTGTTGCACAGGAAATAAAAGCTGCTATGCCCGAACTGATAACAACAGCCAGTGATGAGATGAAAACCCTTGGGGTAAACTATGCTGAAATGACGGTTATTCTTACAAAAGCAGTCCAGCAGCAGCAGGAAATGCTTCAGAAACAGGAAGAAATGCTGAAAAGACAGCAGGAGCAGATCAATTTCCTGAAAACAGAAATCAAAAAATTGAAAACCCATCTATAA
- a CDS encoding DUF6702 family protein, translating to MPGKIFFACFFAVVFILQSFTGTDNVHPYHVGSVEINYNSKSRTFEVTGRFFLDDLENGLGRKYGSSFHFNDEKYKAKLNDALERYCAEYFKLKADGRFLKVNYVGYEEDSESVNIFLESEAVSAPKKLEAAVSFLYNLFDDQINIVHMILNGQRKSEKLTYPNRYLYQQF from the coding sequence ATGCCGGGTAAAATTTTTTTCGCATGTTTTTTTGCAGTCGTTTTTATTCTTCAAAGTTTTACAGGAACTGATAATGTTCATCCTTACCATGTAGGATCGGTGGAGATTAATTATAATTCAAAATCCAGGACCTTCGAGGTGACCGGCCGGTTTTTTCTTGATGATTTAGAAAACGGACTGGGCAGAAAATATGGAAGCTCTTTTCATTTTAATGACGAAAAATATAAAGCTAAACTGAATGATGCCCTTGAAAGATACTGTGCAGAATATTTTAAATTGAAGGCTGACGGCAGGTTTTTAAAAGTAAATTATGTTGGCTACGAAGAAGACAGCGAGTCGGTCAATATTTTTCTTGAATCCGAAGCCGTTTCTGCTCCCAAAAAACTGGAGGCGGCCGTGAGCTTTCTGTATAACCTTTTTGATGACCAGATCAATATTGTCCATATGATCCTGAACGGACAAAGGAAAAGTGAAAAACTTACCTATCCCAATCGTTACCTCTATCAGCAGTTTTAG
- a CDS encoding S8/S53 family peptidase, with the protein MNVKKLLTAKVNISKGGTSLLKNAAVAFLGLYSYSFYGQVQKLDSRFDILLKNKENVSKGKAVKELERDDMKLDRHLVVTSKGAQTMYSCIIYTKSPEKLKSDGILVQSQLPDFATALVTIDDIEKLMQLPYVTSVMAPAFDVLHNDVSRAQSGASLLQDGVFNNTAYNGTGILVGVYDTGIDWKHPDFRKVNDQTKSRIVSIWDQTITAQGTEAPPAGFATGVEYTRAQIEDELDGTPTGFVRENDINGHGTHVAGTAAGSGAGFADRRHKGFSSDADIVFVKGGNGSFPTTNTINALTYFRNVATALNKPIVVNMSIGGQGSAHDGTASHEVAVNNFTTSAPGRVVVISAGNDYGANLHRKVDIAPNAAQSYAFTVGSNTSASSVFAFLMYANNDTAVTAKLTTPDGQQYTQNISTNTAHSILGGGFTASMYNYWSTDNNKRYVQLVISRNVGSTANCQGNYTLEITNNGTQQITTHGWLYSTGTGVSATLQNGDNEYIVGSPGNASNAITVASYMGRASWYTAAGGYYTLTPQESISSFSSQGPRVDGFQKPDITGSGQNVISSRSSNSAPGATDIINGTSFYVKNQGTSMSSPGIAGAVGLLLQANPGLTAAQVKSRLTSNARKDGATGNVPNARWGYGKLDIYKAVTDELGCVESNFETVTYDEPYIIANTENNNYFDNTALAVRFTPALTGKLGGFSFLTGTSTIPSDMAVDIQIRKVDANGDPGEIIATKTVTSWVNDIQRFTWNYVDLSGLNVQMVTGKDFYIVVNGLSGRISMKNESVASSGRSKTSANGTTWSARTFDLKMRATVYENVAEVKVLATSNQNKTSAVSAGNNYFTNNCQLISRVEKETASTVAGDLTSKVWVDNAQPGYISRRYEMNPAANAATATGKVTLYFKQADFDAYNLTNPVKLPTSPTDNANKANLIVEKYSGTSAGNTGTTASFGSTAAVITPNVADIVWNETYQYWEVSFQTTGFGGYFVKTNATALGTADVKLNSDVNITPNPAKDFVNVALGRYSKADVAIYDASGKLVKTAAVTNTAGRIDVSGLVKGVYLFTITLNDNTKLTKKVVKE; encoded by the coding sequence ATGAATGTAAAAAAACTACTCACTGCAAAAGTAAACATTTCGAAAGGAGGGACAAGCCTTCTTAAAAATGCTGCTGTTGCTTTTCTGGGATTATACTCGTATTCGTTTTACGGGCAGGTGCAGAAATTAGATTCCAGATTTGATATTCTCCTGAAAAATAAAGAAAATGTATCGAAAGGAAAAGCCGTTAAAGAGCTGGAGCGTGATGATATGAAATTAGACCGGCATCTGGTCGTTACTTCCAAAGGAGCCCAAACCATGTATTCATGCATCATTTATACAAAAAGTCCGGAAAAACTGAAATCTGACGGTATTCTGGTACAAAGCCAGCTGCCTGATTTTGCAACCGCTCTGGTTACGATTGATGACATTGAAAAACTCATGCAGCTTCCGTATGTGACTTCCGTAATGGCACCTGCATTTGATGTGCTTCATAATGATGTGAGCAGGGCCCAATCCGGAGCAAGCCTTTTGCAGGATGGGGTTTTCAATAATACAGCGTATAACGGTACCGGAATTCTGGTTGGAGTTTATGATACGGGAATAGACTGGAAACATCCTGACTTCAGAAAAGTAAACGACCAGACCAAAAGCAGAATTGTTTCCATCTGGGACCAGACAATTACCGCACAGGGAACAGAAGCTCCTCCCGCAGGATTTGCAACAGGAGTGGAATATACAAGGGCTCAGATTGAAGATGAACTGGATGGAACTCCTACCGGTTTTGTACGTGAAAATGATATCAACGGTCACGGAACCCACGTAGCAGGAACAGCTGCCGGAAGTGGGGCAGGCTTTGCAGACCGCAGACATAAAGGTTTTTCTTCTGATGCAGATATTGTTTTTGTAAAAGGCGGAAACGGTTCTTTCCCTACCACAAATACCATTAATGCCTTAACCTATTTCCGGAATGTAGCTACTGCACTGAACAAACCTATTGTAGTGAATATGAGTATCGGAGGACAGGGAAGTGCTCACGATGGAACGGCTTCCCACGAAGTGGCGGTCAACAATTTTACCACCTCGGCCCCGGGAAGGGTAGTAGTGATTTCAGCAGGAAACGATTACGGAGCCAATCTTCACAGGAAAGTGGATATTGCACCGAATGCTGCGCAGTCTTATGCTTTTACAGTGGGCAGCAATACATCCGCATCTTCCGTATTTGCATTTTTAATGTATGCGAATAATGATACCGCTGTTACCGCGAAATTAACGACTCCTGACGGGCAGCAATATACACAGAATATCAGCACGAATACGGCACACAGTATTTTGGGCGGGGGCTTTACGGCAAGCATGTATAACTACTGGAGTACAGATAATAATAAACGTTATGTGCAGTTGGTGATCAGCAGAAATGTGGGTTCTACAGCGAACTGTCAGGGGAATTATACGCTGGAAATTACCAATAACGGAACCCAGCAGATTACCACTCATGGTTGGCTATACAGTACAGGAACAGGAGTTTCAGCAACATTACAGAATGGAGATAATGAATATATAGTAGGAAGTCCCGGTAATGCGTCCAATGCAATTACAGTGGCATCCTATATGGGAAGAGCAAGCTGGTACACGGCTGCAGGCGGCTATTATACCCTTACCCCGCAGGAATCGATCTCATCATTCAGTTCCCAGGGACCGAGAGTGGATGGCTTTCAGAAGCCTGATATTACAGGTTCAGGGCAGAATGTGATTTCTTCAAGATCAAGCAATTCCGCGCCGGGAGCTACTGATATTATCAACGGGACCAGTTTTTATGTGAAAAATCAGGGGACAAGTATGTCATCGCCGGGTATAGCTGGAGCTGTGGGCTTATTATTGCAGGCCAATCCGGGATTAACAGCTGCGCAGGTAAAAAGCCGTCTTACTTCTAATGCAAGAAAAGACGGAGCTACAGGAAATGTACCTAATGCAAGATGGGGATATGGAAAACTCGATATCTATAAGGCAGTGACGGATGAATTGGGATGTGTAGAATCCAATTTTGAAACAGTGACCTATGATGAACCCTACATCATTGCTAATACAGAGAATAACAATTACTTTGACAATACTGCGTTGGCAGTGAGATTTACACCGGCATTAACCGGGAAGCTGGGTGGTTTTTCCTTTTTAACAGGGACTTCCACTATTCCAAGCGATATGGCGGTGGATATTCAGATCAGAAAAGTAGATGCCAATGGTGATCCGGGGGAGATCATTGCTACAAAAACAGTAACTTCATGGGTGAATGACATCCAGAGATTTACATGGAATTATGTGGATTTATCCGGTTTAAATGTACAGATGGTAACCGGAAAAGACTTCTATATCGTGGTGAATGGTCTCAGCGGAAGAATTTCCATGAAAAACGAATCGGTGGCGTCCAGCGGAAGAAGCAAAACATCAGCCAACGGAACCACCTGGTCTGCAAGAACCTTCGACCTTAAAATGAGAGCAACGGTGTATGAAAACGTAGCTGAAGTTAAAGTTCTGGCGACATCCAATCAGAATAAAACATCAGCAGTATCAGCAGGAAACAATTATTTCACGAACAATTGTCAGCTGATTTCAAGAGTGGAAAAAGAAACAGCAAGTACAGTGGCGGGAGATCTTACTTCTAAAGTATGGGTAGATAATGCACAGCCTGGCTATATTTCAAGAAGATATGAAATGAATCCTGCGGCCAATGCTGCCACGGCTACAGGAAAAGTGACCCTGTATTTCAAACAGGCGGATTTTGATGCCTATAATCTGACTAATCCGGTGAAATTACCTACTTCACCTACAGATAATGCCAATAAAGCCAACCTTATTGTTGAAAAATATTCAGGAACAAGCGCAGGAAATACCGGAACTACAGCATCTTTCGGAAGTACTGCTGCAGTGATTACTCCTAATGTGGCTGATATTGTATGGAATGAAACCTACCAATACTGGGAAGTGAGTTTTCAGACCACTGGTTTCGGAGGATATTTTGTGAAAACCAACGCTACAGCACTGGGCACAGCGGATGTTAAATTGAATTCAGATGTTAATATCACACCAAATCCTGCAAAAGACTTTGTGAATGTTGCACTGGGGAGATATTCTAAGGCGGATGTAGCTATTTATGACGCCTCCGGAAAATTGGTTAAAACTGCTGCAGTAACTAATACTGCAGGAAGGATTGATGTTTCAGGTTTGGTGAAAGGAGTGTATCTGTTTACTATCACTTTAAACGATAATACAAAATTGACCAAAAAAGTAGTAAAAGAATAA
- a CDS encoding acyl carrier protein phosphodiesterase — protein MNYLAHSFLSFSDGQIVGQFLEDFIRNKDRYSFPKEIQDGITLHRAVDTFTDSHPAIHEAKRVFSPLVRLYAGAFVDVAMDYFVATDLSLHSTAEWKAHSLRVYRVLNEHQEWLPENFKKMLVKMEEDDWLYNYREDWGIKFSIRNVLHKAKYLDPDIPVYEAFLKNKPFLQECYNDFFPDLLAHAKGINTLLQLDHQ, from the coding sequence ATGAATTATTTAGCCCATTCTTTTCTCAGTTTTTCGGACGGCCAGATTGTAGGACAGTTTCTTGAGGATTTTATCAGAAACAAAGACCGTTATTCTTTTCCGAAGGAGATCCAGGACGGTATTACGTTACACAGGGCGGTAGATACGTTCACAGATTCGCATCCTGCCATTCATGAAGCCAAAAGAGTTTTTTCTCCTTTAGTAAGGCTGTACGCAGGCGCTTTTGTAGATGTTGCGATGGATTATTTCGTGGCCACAGACCTCAGCCTCCATTCTACGGCCGAATGGAAAGCCCATTCACTAAGGGTTTATAGGGTTCTGAACGAACATCAGGAATGGCTTCCGGAAAATTTTAAAAAGATGCTGGTAAAAATGGAAGAAGATGACTGGCTGTATAATTACCGTGAGGATTGGGGAATCAAATTCAGCATCCGGAATGTTCTTCATAAAGCTAAATATCTGGATCCTGACATTCCCGTTTATGAAGCCTTCCTGAAAAACAAACCTTTTCTGCAGGAATGTTACAACGATTTTTTTCCGGATCTTCTTGCCCACGCTAAAGGGATCAATACGCTGCTGCAGTTGGATCACCAATAA